From the Halalkalicoccus sp. CGA53 genome, one window contains:
- a CDS encoding ABC transporter substrate-binding protein, whose translation MIEEPGTIQNNENAACGSAGSGVDRRSFLKATGAGLAATGLAGCLGDDDGGGLTLGAVYIFSGFASLYGDEAERGYELAVEEINEDGGIDGEDVEVIARDTEGDADTAIRQMTSLIEEEGVDGLFGLDSSGVAQAMAPQVAEQQVPLMVTHAATPFLTSPEGEHDNSVGNEWVFRNCNSLSIDMYGAAQVAAELDAEEWATIGPDYAFGYETWDYFQAYLEGLGADVEFTDEQYPGLETSDYTPYISAIIDAEPDGVITPLWGADLTTFLGQADEAGWFDAIEYTLFSVGMGTDLPADGSPLPEGQHASTRYDPFVPETEENETFRETYYEEYDTLPTYNAEGAYRALYLYREAVEEAGSTDHDEVREAFTGMEHSGPVGEYHFDEETNQAVVPAIWGTVSQDEEWESNVLDPVEVYDVDADELDELLADSELPSGV comes from the coding sequence ATGATAGAAGAACCAGGGACAATCCAGAACAACGAAAACGCCGCGTGTGGATCGGCCGGATCGGGGGTCGACAGGCGGTCGTTCCTGAAGGCGACCGGCGCCGGACTCGCCGCGACGGGGCTCGCCGGCTGTCTGGGTGACGACGACGGCGGCGGCCTCACGCTGGGCGCGGTGTACATCTTCTCCGGGTTCGCCTCGCTCTACGGCGACGAGGCCGAACGCGGCTACGAACTCGCCGTCGAGGAGATCAACGAGGACGGCGGGATCGACGGGGAGGACGTCGAGGTGATCGCCCGGGACACCGAGGGCGACGCCGACACCGCGATCCGTCAGATGACGAGCCTGATCGAGGAGGAGGGCGTCGACGGGCTGTTCGGCCTCGACAGCAGCGGCGTCGCACAGGCGATGGCGCCGCAGGTGGCCGAACAGCAGGTGCCGCTGATGGTGACCCACGCGGCGACGCCGTTTCTCACCTCGCCCGAGGGCGAACACGACAACTCGGTCGGCAACGAGTGGGTGTTTCGCAACTGTAACAGCCTCTCGATCGACATGTACGGCGCGGCGCAGGTTGCCGCCGAGCTCGACGCCGAGGAGTGGGCGACGATCGGGCCGGACTACGCGTTCGGCTACGAGACCTGGGACTACTTCCAGGCGTACCTCGAAGGCCTGGGTGCCGACGTGGAGTTCACCGACGAGCAGTACCCCGGACTGGAGACGAGCGACTACACGCCGTACATCAGCGCCATCATCGACGCGGAGCCCGACGGCGTGATCACGCCGCTGTGGGGCGCCGACCTGACGACGTTCCTCGGGCAGGCCGACGAGGCCGGCTGGTTCGACGCGATCGAGTACACCCTGTTCAGCGTCGGCATGGGGACGGACCTCCCGGCCGACGGCTCGCCGCTACCGGAGGGCCAGCACGCCTCGACGCGGTACGACCCGTTCGTCCCGGAGACCGAGGAGAACGAGACGTTCCGCGAGACGTACTACGAGGAGTACGACACGCTCCCGACGTACAACGCGGAGGGCGCCTACCGGGCGCTCTACCTCTACAGGGAAGCGGTCGAGGAGGCCGGGAGCACGGACCACGACGAGGTCCGCGAGGCGTTCACCGGGATGGAACACAGCGGCCCCGTCGGCGAGTACCACTTCGACGAGGAGACGAACCAGGCGGTCGTCCCCGCGATCTGGGGCACGGTCAGCCAGGACGAGGAGTGGGAGAGCAACGTGCTCGATCCGGTCGAGGTGTACGACGTCGACGCCGACGAGCTGGACGAGCTACTCGCCGACTCCGAGCTGCCGTCGGGGGTCTGA
- a CDS encoding KH domain-containing protein yields MQHVTIPQDRIGVLIGAGGETLREIERRAEVRLDVDSESGSVRVESVGDPVLGLNGPEIVKAIGRGFPPEDALTLLDDELRMFDLVDIDAYSRNANDRKRKKGRLIGKGGRTRELMEQLSGATVVVYGSTLGVIGLPEEVQIVREATEMLLDGAPHGTVYSFLERKHNERKREQFSTHRFTG; encoded by the coding sequence ATGCAGCACGTGACGATTCCGCAGGACCGCATCGGCGTGCTCATCGGTGCGGGCGGCGAGACGCTCCGAGAGATCGAGCGACGGGCGGAGGTGCGTCTCGACGTCGATTCCGAGAGTGGCTCCGTTCGGGTGGAGAGCGTCGGCGATCCGGTGCTGGGGCTCAACGGCCCCGAGATCGTGAAGGCGATCGGGCGGGGCTTTCCCCCGGAGGACGCACTCACGTTGCTGGACGACGAGCTACGGATGTTCGACCTGGTCGACATCGACGCGTACTCGCGCAACGCCAATGACCGGAAACGAAAGAAAGGACGGCTCATCGGCAAGGGCGGCCGGACACGGGAGCTGATGGAACAGCTCTCGGGCGCGACGGTCGTCGTCTATGGGTCTACGCTGGGGGTGATCGGCCTCCCGGAGGAGGTCCAGATCGTCCGCGAGGCGACGGAGATGCTGCTTGACGGCGCGCCACACGGCACCGTCTACTCCTTTCTCGAACGCAAGCACAACGAGCGAAAGCGCGAGCAGTTCTCGACACACCGGTTCACCGGCTGA
- the thsA gene encoding thermosome subunit alpha: MIILGEDSQRATGRDAQSMNITAGKAVAEAVRTTLGPKGMDKMLVDSGGSVVVTNDGVTILSKMDIEHPAANMIVEVSETQEDEVADGTTSAVVVAGELLKQAEDLLEQEIHPTTLAQGYRQAAAHAKEVLQEESIEVDVEDTELLRQLAATAMTGKGAESAKELLAELVVDAVRAVADEDDIDTENVKIEKVVGGSIDESELIEGVIVDKERVDENMPYFVEEANVALLDSALEVKETEIDAEVNVTDPSQLQEFLDQEENQLREMVDQIKAAGANVVFVQKGIDDMAQHFLAKEGIIAVRRAKKSDLKRLARATGARVVSDVSDLTEDDLGYAGSVAQKDIGGDQRIFVEDVEDAKSVTVVLRGGTDHVVDEVERAVEDSLGVVRVTLEDGQVLPGGGAPEVGLALSLREFADSVGGREQLAVEAFADALEVIPRTLAENAGLDPIDSLVELRSQHSGGDAADGLDAYTGDVVDMGEEGVYEPLRVKTQALESATEAAVMILRIDDVIAAGDLAVSDDGGDDEDMDMGGMGGGMGGMGGMGGMGGAM; the protein is encoded by the coding sequence ATGATCATTCTCGGCGAGGACAGCCAGCGAGCGACCGGGCGTGACGCCCAGTCGATGAACATCACGGCGGGGAAGGCGGTCGCGGAGGCCGTACGCACCACGCTCGGCCCGAAAGGGATGGACAAGATGCTCGTCGACTCCGGGGGATCGGTCGTCGTCACGAACGACGGCGTGACGATCCTCTCGAAGATGGACATCGAGCACCCGGCGGCGAACATGATCGTCGAGGTCTCGGAGACCCAGGAGGACGAGGTCGCCGACGGCACGACGAGCGCGGTCGTCGTCGCGGGCGAACTGCTGAAGCAGGCCGAGGACCTGCTCGAACAGGAGATCCACCCGACGACGCTCGCGCAGGGCTACCGGCAGGCCGCGGCCCACGCGAAGGAGGTCCTGCAGGAGGAGTCGATCGAGGTCGACGTCGAGGACACCGAGCTGCTCCGACAGCTCGCCGCGACGGCGATGACGGGTAAGGGCGCCGAGAGCGCGAAGGAACTGCTCGCCGAACTCGTCGTCGACGCCGTGCGCGCGGTCGCCGACGAGGACGACATCGACACCGAGAACGTCAAGATCGAGAAGGTCGTCGGCGGCTCGATCGACGAGTCGGAGCTGATCGAGGGCGTCATCGTCGACAAGGAGCGCGTCGACGAGAACATGCCGTACTTCGTCGAGGAGGCGAACGTCGCGCTGCTCGACTCGGCGCTCGAGGTCAAAGAGACCGAGATCGACGCCGAGGTGAACGTCACCGACCCGAGCCAGCTCCAGGAGTTCCTCGACCAGGAGGAGAACCAGCTCCGGGAGATGGTCGACCAGATCAAGGCGGCCGGCGCGAACGTCGTCTTCGTCCAGAAGGGCATCGACGACATGGCCCAGCACTTCCTCGCGAAGGAGGGGATCATCGCGGTCCGACGCGCGAAGAAGTCCGACCTGAAGCGTCTGGCGCGTGCGACCGGCGCCCGCGTCGTGAGCGACGTCTCGGACCTCACCGAGGACGACCTCGGCTACGCCGGCAGCGTCGCCCAGAAGGACATCGGCGGCGACCAGCGCATCTTCGTCGAGGACGTCGAGGACGCGAAGTCGGTCACTGTCGTGCTGCGCGGCGGCACCGACCACGTCGTCGACGAGGTCGAGCGCGCCGTCGAGGACTCCCTCGGCGTCGTTCGCGTCACCCTCGAGGACGGTCAGGTGCTGCCCGGTGGCGGCGCACCCGAGGTCGGACTCGCGCTCTCGCTGCGCGAGTTCGCCGACTCCGTCGGCGGCCGCGAGCAGCTCGCCGTCGAGGCGTTCGCCGACGCGCTCGAAGTGATCCCGCGCACGCTCGCGGAGAACGCCGGTCTCGATCCCATCGACTCGCTGGTCGAACTCAGAAGCCAGCACTCCGGCGGCGACGCCGCCGACGGCCTCGACGCCTACACCGGCGACGTGGTCGACATGGGCGAGGAGGGCGTCTACGAGCCGCTTCGCGTGAAGACCCAGGCACTCGAGTCGGCCACCGAGGCCGCCGTCATGATCCTCCGTATCGACGACGTGATCGCCGCGGGCGACCTCGCCGTCTCCGACGACGGCGGCGACGACGAGGACATGGACATGGGCGGAATGGGCGGCGGCATGGGCGGCATGGGTGGCATGGGTGGCATGGGCGGCGCGATGTGA
- the lrp gene encoding HTH-type transcriptional regulator Lrp: MTYENLDSKLVNALLDDGRASLRSLAEELDVSVTTVSNHLSDLEEEGAIEGYTPKVNYDTLGYDVTAILHLKVEGSALEDVTERLREERQMISVYEVTGDYDVVAIGKFADTDGMNDQIKSLLSDPNILASNTSVVLNAPVENRQFELDVSDED, encoded by the coding sequence ATGACGTACGAAAATCTGGACTCGAAGCTAGTGAATGCGCTTCTGGACGACGGCAGAGCGAGCCTGCGGAGCCTCGCCGAGGAGCTCGACGTCTCGGTGACGACCGTCTCGAACCACCTCTCGGACTTGGAGGAGGAGGGCGCCATCGAGGGCTACACCCCGAAGGTGAACTACGACACGCTCGGCTACGACGTCACCGCGATCCTCCACCTGAAAGTCGAGGGCAGCGCCTTAGAGGACGTGACCGAGCGGCTCAGAGAGGAACGACAGATGATCAGCGTCTACGAGGTCACCGGTGACTACGACGTCGTCGCCATCGGGAAGTTCGCCGACACAGACGGGATGAACGATCAGATCAAGTCGCTGCTCTCGGATCCGAACATTTTGGCGAGCAACACGAGCGTCGTCCTCAACGCACCCGTCGAGAACCGCCAGTTCGAACTCGACGTTTCCGACGAGGACTGA
- the glnA gene encoding type I glutamate--ammonia ligase, which translates to MADGNLTAEEESVLQQIDERDVNFLRLQFTDILGVVKNVSIPASQAEKALTEGIYFDGSSIEGFVRIQESDMRLTPDPATFAVLPWRRSESGSAARLICDVIDTSTGEPFAGDPRYVLKQALDRAAEMGYTVNCAPEPEFFMFQEDEEGRATTKTADVGGYFDLAPKDLASDVRRDIVYGLESMGFEIEASHHEVAEGQYEINFTYDDALATADNVATFRTVVRAIAAEHDLHATFMPKPIARINGSGMHTHISLMTEDGENAFHDDDDEFNLSGEAKSFLAGILEHAPAITAVANPTVNSYKRLVPGYEAPVYVAWSDRNRSALIRKPAARIPAASRIELRSPDPSCNPYLALAAMIHAGLEGMENDLACPDPIRENIYEFDEAKREEYGIETLPGNLGEAIDALEADETVLDALGEHVGPKFIEAKREEFGEYIVEVSQWELDRYLETF; encoded by the coding sequence ATGGCAGACGGAAACCTGACAGCGGAGGAAGAGAGCGTACTACAGCAGATCGACGAGCGGGACGTGAACTTCCTGCGCCTGCAGTTCACGGACATCCTGGGGGTCGTGAAGAACGTCTCGATCCCGGCCAGCCAGGCGGAGAAGGCGCTCACCGAGGGGATCTACTTCGACGGCTCCTCGATCGAGGGGTTCGTCCGGATCCAGGAGTCGGACATGCGGCTCACGCCGGACCCGGCGACGTTCGCGGTCCTGCCGTGGCGGCGCAGCGAGAGCGGATCGGCCGCGCGGCTCATCTGTGACGTGATAGATACCTCGACGGGCGAGCCGTTCGCCGGCGACCCCCGATACGTCCTGAAACAGGCGCTCGACCGCGCCGCGGAGATGGGCTACACGGTCAACTGCGCACCCGAACCGGAGTTCTTCATGTTTCAGGAGGACGAGGAGGGACGAGCGACCACCAAGACCGCGGACGTCGGCGGCTACTTCGACCTCGCGCCGAAGGACCTCGCGAGCGACGTCCGCCGGGACATCGTCTACGGGCTCGAGTCGATGGGCTTCGAGATCGAAGCCAGCCACCACGAGGTCGCGGAGGGCCAGTACGAGATCAACTTCACGTACGACGACGCTCTCGCGACGGCGGACAACGTGGCGACGTTCCGGACGGTCGTCCGCGCGATCGCCGCCGAACACGACCTCCACGCGACGTTCATGCCGAAGCCGATCGCGCGGATCAACGGCTCGGGGATGCACACCCACATCTCGCTGATGACCGAGGACGGAGAGAACGCGTTCCACGACGACGACGACGAGTTCAACCTGAGCGGGGAGGCGAAGTCGTTCCTCGCGGGGATCCTCGAACACGCACCCGCGATCACGGCGGTCGCCAACCCGACGGTCAACAGCTACAAGCGACTCGTCCCCGGCTACGAGGCACCCGTCTACGTCGCCTGGTCCGACCGCAACCGCTCGGCGCTGATCCGCAAGCCCGCCGCCCGCATCCCCGCGGCCTCCCGGATCGAGCTGCGCTCGCCGGACCCATCGTGTAACCCCTACCTCGCGCTCGCGGCCATGATTCACGCCGGGCTCGAGGGGATGGAAAACGACCTCGCGTGTCCCGATCCGATCCGAGAGAACATCTACGAGTTCGACGAGGCCAAGCGCGAGGAGTACGGCATCGAGACGCTGCCGGGCAACCTCGGCGAGGCGATCGACGCTCTGGAGGCCGACGAGACCGTCCTCGACGCGCTCGGCGAACACGTCGGGCCGAAGTTCATCGAGGCGAAACGCGAGGAGTTCGGCGAGTACATCGTCGAGGTCTCCCAGTGGGAGCTCGACCGGTACCTCGAGACGTTCTGA